From the Cryptomeria japonica chromosome 2, Sugi_1.0, whole genome shotgun sequence genome, one window contains:
- the LOC131053435 gene encoding agmatine hydroxycinnamoyltransferase 1-like, whose product MKVLRGEGVLIKPSAGKDHRELVELNNLDLVAYPMYNKVLHVFEAPTPSSEVLKETLGKVLAEFREWAGRYTKDTPSGCLGINLNDEGVLVIEVEADGTIADAMPFHPSTFLLKLVPLTSTVVNELLLMQFTRFTCGGMAIGIASHHHVADGQAATFFLNSWGKIIRGEGIIPPVHDRSLLKARDPPRPCFDHYEYNNMFHEHSPMMSTLTTKKIHFDPMFLQKLKSKVNGSDKSKKPYTTFEILVAYMWKIITKARGLNGDVQTKACISVDGRKRLNPPLPKEFFGNAVYDSSAQTSASEIINSSLEFTADLIHKSITKADDYFIRSAIDFSELRKQSLGPATISDGIDVMPVSWMNFPMQNFHFGTGESVYVGPPLMFMEGLIILMDSYTNVGGVEVIVCLSKADMTELEHYYIQV is encoded by the exons atgaAAGTGTTGAGAGGTGAAGGTGTTTTGATCAAACCCTCTGCGGGTAAAGATCATCGTGAGCTTGTTGAACTGAACAATCTGGATCTAGTTGCATATCCAATGTACAACAAGGTGCTGCATGTTTTTGAAGCTCCGACCCCGAGCTCAGAGGTGTTGAAGGAAACACTGGGCAAAGTTCTGGCGGAGTTCAGAGAATGGGCAGGGAGATACACGAAAGACACACCAAGCGGGTGCCTTGGAATCAATCTGAATGACGAGGGTGTGCTTGTCATAGAAGTTGAAGCAGATGGAACAATAGCAGATGCAATGCCCTTCCACCCATCTACATTCCTCCTCAAGTTGGTGCCACTCACATCCACCGTGGTCAATGAGCTCTTACTCATGCAG TTTACTCGATTCACTTGTGGAGGGATGGCGATAGGCATAGCTAGTCATCATCATGTTGCAGACGGACAAGCAGCTACTTTTTTCTTGAATTCGTGGGGTAAAATTATTAGAGGAGAGGGTATTATACCTCCAGTACATGACCGATCTTTATTAAAAGCAAGAGATCCTCCCCGCCCATGCTTCGATCATTATGAATATAACAATATGTTCCATGAGCACTCTCCAATGATGTCCACTCTAaccacaaaaaaaattcattttgatCCAATGTTTTTACAAAAGCTCAAGTCAAAGGTAAATGGATCTGATAAGTCAAAAAAACCCTATACTACTTTtgaaatccttgttgcctatatgtGGAAAATCATTACCAAAGCTCGAGGCCTTAATGGAGATGTGCAAACCAAAGCTTGCATTTCAGTGGATGGAAGAAAAAGGTTGAATCCTCCCTTGCCTAAAGAATTCTTTGGTAATGCTGTCTATGATTCAAGTGCTCAAACCAGTGCATCCGAGATAATAAATAGCTCTTTAGAATTTACTGCAGATTTGATCCACAAGTCAATTACTAAAGCTGATGATTATTTTATACGTTCAGCAATTGACTTTTCTGAGTTAAGAAAGCAAAGTTTAGGACCGGCCACAATTAGTGATGGAATTGATGTGATGCCAGTAAGTTGGATGAATTTTCCTATGcagaattttcattttggaacgGGTGAGTCAGTGTATGTAGGCCCTCCACTGATGTTCATGGAAGGCCTTATAATCTTAATGGATTCATACACTAATGTTGGAGGTGTAGAAGTTATAGTTTGCTTGTCAAAAGCAGATATGACTGAACTTGAACATTATTACATTCAAGTCTGA